In Miniphocaeibacter halophilus, the following proteins share a genomic window:
- a CDS encoding threonine/serine ThrE exporter family protein — protein MELEKLLDCSTNIGYLLLSNGAEVYRVEQSIEYICKAYKVEEVNAFALLGNLIVTIEKDGKSVTKSKRINNISTDLDNVEQLIDLSRYISKNSPDYEEINKRILKITNSPKYSTAIYYIGSAVIAAPSFVIFFGGTFKEAFLTIPIAIIITFLKKFLNKAEISGLFVNIVSGLFLILGTNLIEYFFTGINTSNIILGALMLLVPGLALANAMRDMIMSDTISGLSRLIDALLTAVGIAIGLGIGMYFI, from the coding sequence ATGGAACTGGAAAAACTATTGGACTGTTCTACTAATATTGGCTATTTGTTACTGTCTAACGGTGCTGAAGTATATAGGGTAGAACAAAGTATTGAATATATTTGTAAAGCATATAAGGTTGAAGAAGTTAATGCTTTTGCCTTGTTAGGAAATTTAATAGTTACAATTGAAAAAGATGGCAAATCTGTAACAAAAAGCAAAAGAATTAATAATATTTCTACAGACTTGGACAATGTAGAACAACTTATTGACCTGTCACGATATATTTCTAAAAACTCTCCTGATTATGAAGAAATAAATAAAAGAATTTTAAAAATTACCAACTCACCTAAATATAGTACAGCAATATATTATATTGGTTCAGCTGTAATTGCGGCCCCATCCTTTGTAATTTTCTTTGGCGGTACTTTTAAGGAAGCATTTTTAACAATTCCCATTGCAATTATTATTACTTTTTTAAAGAAATTTCTTAATAAGGCAGAAATTAGTGGTTTGTTTGTTAATATTGTTTCGGGCTTGTTTTTAATACTAGGTACCAATCTAATAGAATATTTTTTCACCGGTATTAATACCAGTAATATTATACTCGGCGCCTTAATGCTACTAGTTCCCGGTCTTGCCCTGGCAAATGCTATGCGTGATATGATTATGAGCGATACTATTTCAGGTTTGTCAAGACTTATTGACGCACTTTTAACTGCTGTCGGAATTGCTATTGGCCTAGGTATAGGTATGTATTTCATATAA
- a CDS encoding AbgT family transporter, with protein MGKKKEGKLSSRMLDGVERVGNALPSPATLFFILFLIVIILSFVFNKLGTKVTYDAIVDGKLEETTVLVKNLLSRDGLVHILTSAIGNFTGFFALGTVLTIMLGVGVADGSGLISALMRRVALNTPKALITSVVIFLGIMSNIASSTGYVVLVPLGAILFMAFGRHPIAGLAAAFAGVSGGWSANLLIGSNDPMFAGMATAAAQTLDPNYVVQPVANWYFMFASTFLLVIVGTFITDKIIEPRLPAYKPDVKEEADSVTADEKRGIKFAGIATLIYLIIVAVLVIPTNGLLRDPETGGILKSPFMNSIIIIMMLLFLIPGIAYGYGAKTLKSEKDIIKLMEKAISGLASFIVLIFFAAQFNGAFEYSNMGIVLSVKGANLLQNIGFIGLPLLIAFIILTAFINIFIAVDSAKWAMMAPIFVPMFMQLGISPEMTQLAYRIGDSSTNIIAPLMPFFVLTVAFFQKYDKKAGIGSVVSTMLPYSLGFLVSWIIMFIIWYLLGLPIGPGASIFY; from the coding sequence ATGGGCAAGAAAAAAGAAGGGAAATTATCGTCAAGAATGCTTGATGGAGTTGAAAGAGTTGGAAATGCATTGCCAAGTCCTGCTACTTTATTTTTTATACTATTTTTAATAGTAATAATTCTATCATTTGTTTTTAACAAGCTAGGTACTAAAGTTACCTATGATGCTATTGTTGATGGTAAACTTGAAGAAACAACAGTTTTAGTAAAAAATCTTTTAAGTAGAGATGGCTTAGTACATATTTTAACAAGTGCCATAGGCAATTTTACCGGTTTCTTTGCATTGGGAACTGTACTTACTATAATGCTAGGGGTTGGTGTTGCAGATGGTTCAGGATTAATTTCTGCATTAATGCGAAGAGTGGCTTTAAATACTCCAAAGGCATTGATTACTTCTGTAGTCATTTTTCTAGGAATAATGTCAAATATAGCTAGTTCAACAGGTTATGTTGTATTAGTACCTTTGGGAGCCATTTTATTTATGGCGTTTGGTAGACATCCAATTGCCGGTTTGGCAGCTGCTTTTGCCGGAGTTTCCGGTGGATGGAGTGCCAACCTTTTAATTGGTAGTAATGACCCGATGTTTGCAGGTATGGCTACAGCTGCAGCACAAACATTAGACCCTAATTATGTAGTTCAGCCAGTAGCAAACTGGTATTTTATGTTTGCGTCAACCTTTTTATTAGTAATAGTGGGAACTTTTATTACAGATAAAATAATAGAACCAAGACTTCCGGCATATAAACCAGACGTAAAAGAAGAAGCTGACTCTGTTACAGCTGATGAAAAAAGAGGAATTAAATTTGCTGGTATTGCTACCTTAATTTATTTAATTATAGTAGCGGTTTTAGTAATACCAACAAATGGATTACTTCGTGATCCAGAAACTGGTGGGATATTAAAATCTCCATTTATGAATAGTATTATTATTATAATGATGCTTTTATTCTTAATACCGGGTATTGCATATGGTTACGGAGCAAAAACATTAAAAAGCGAAAAAGATATTATAAAATTAATGGAAAAGGCCATTTCAGGATTAGCCAGTTTTATTGTATTAATCTTCTTTGCAGCACAGTTTAATGGAGCTTTTGAATACTCCAATATGGGAATAGTACTATCTGTTAAAGGAGCAAATTTATTACAAAATATTGGGTTTATTGGGCTTCCGTTATTAATTGCATTTATCATATTAACTGCATTTATAAATATATTTATTGCAGTTGATTCAGCTAAATGGGCAATGATGGCACCGATTTTTGTTCCAATGTTTATGCAGTTAGGAATTTCTCCTGAAATGACCCAGTTAGCTTATAGAATAGGAGACTCCAGCACAAATATAATTGCACCATTAATGCCGTTTTTTGTTTTAACAGTGGCATTTTTCCAAAAATATGATAAAAAAGCAGGAATTGGTTCGGTAGTTTCAACAATGTTACCTTATTCATTAGGATTTTTAGTAAGTTGGATAATTATGTTTATAATTTGGTATCTACTGGGATTACCAATTGGACCAGGAGCATCTATTTTTTATTAA
- a CDS encoding tyrosine-protein phosphatase — translation MTLVERPVNLRDIGGYEGMEGKTVKKMTLLRSGEITNITERDKNILLNNYDLRTIVDFRSEEEKEQAPDTKIDGVDYFHIDILKNNSNGATSLKNFKEEPSPEVINNLMNRTYEDFIVDSGAITGYRQFIDLLLNQNNGSLVFHCFAGKDRTGFAAAIILNILGVSKENILYDYLLTNKMREKENNRIISKMKELGFKENELRAMDIALNVKEEYLISSINKANEIYGSLDGYIENALKVDKEEKRFLLEKYLV, via the coding sequence ATGACATTAGTAGAAAGGCCTGTAAATTTAAGGGATATAGGTGGCTATGAAGGAATGGAAGGAAAGACTGTTAAGAAAATGACCTTACTTCGTTCCGGAGAAATTACCAATATTACTGAAAGGGATAAAAATATATTACTCAACAATTATGACCTTAGAACCATAGTAGACTTTAGAAGTGAAGAGGAAAAAGAACAAGCACCGGATACAAAAATCGATGGAGTGGATTATTTTCACATAGATATTTTAAAAAACAACTCTAATGGGGCTACATCTTTGAAAAATTTTAAAGAAGAGCCTAGTCCGGAAGTTATTAACAATTTAATGAATAGAACCTATGAAGATTTTATTGTTGATTCAGGGGCAATTACAGGTTATAGGCAATTTATTGATCTATTATTAAATCAAAATAATGGTTCCTTAGTTTTTCATTGTTTTGCCGGTAAGGACAGAACTGGCTTTGCTGCAGCTATTATTTTAAATATATTAGGAGTATCTAAAGAAAACATATTATACGACTATCTTTTAACTAATAAAATGAGGGAAAAAGAAAATAATAGAATAATATCTAAAATGAAAGAATTAGGTTTTAAAGAAAATGAATTGAGAGCCATGGACATAGCATTAAATGTAAAAGAGGAATATTTAATCTCCTCTATTAATAAGGCTAATGAGATATATGGCTCCTTAGATGGTTATATAGAAAATGCACTAAAGGTAGATAAGGAAGAAAAAAGGTTTTTATTGGAAAAATATTTAGTTTAA
- a CDS encoding NUDIX hydrolase yields the protein MDIEIKVKESRFNYRVGAIILNNNKILFMKDGKGDYYYLPGGRVKLHETSEEAIKREIKEELKIDVEIERPLWLVENFFVEDVKKEKHHELGIYFLINIKDNGITKKNKFIVYENNNKKLEYTWLSFESLKNEYLYPEFIKERIFNLPKTMELIVEKEENGEYI from the coding sequence ATGGATATAGAAATAAAAGTGAAAGAAAGTAGGTTTAATTATAGGGTAGGTGCAATTATTTTAAATAATAATAAAATACTTTTTATGAAAGATGGAAAAGGTGACTATTACTATTTACCAGGTGGCAGAGTTAAATTACATGAAACTTCTGAGGAAGCAATAAAAAGAGAAATAAAAGAAGAATTAAAAATAGATGTTGAAATAGAAAGACCCTTGTGGTTAGTTGAAAATTTTTTTGTTGAAGATGTTAAGAAGGAAAAACACCACGAACTTGGAATTTATTTTTTAATTAATATTAAGGATAATGGTATAACAAAGAAAAATAAATTTATAGTTTATGAAAATAATAATAAGAAATTAGAATATACTTGGCTTTCCTTTGAAAGCCTAAAAAACGAGTATTTGTATCCTGAATTTATAAAAGAGAGAATTTTTAATTTACCAAAAACAATGGAATTAATAGTAGAAAAGGAAGAAAATGGAGAATATATTTAG
- a CDS encoding helix-turn-helix transcriptional regulator, translated as MKNRLRELRKERGINQEELAEALEVTRQTIGSLENGRYDPSINLAFKIAKYFNMQIEDIFIYEGEE; from the coding sequence GTGAAAAATAGATTAAGAGAATTGAGAAAGGAAAGGGGAATAAACCAAGAGGAGTTAGCAGAAGCCTTAGAAGTTACAAGGCAGACCATAGGCTCTTTGGAAAATGGTAGATATGACCCTTCAATTAATTTAGCGTTTAAAATAGCCAAATATTTTAATATGCAAATTGAAGATATTTTTATATATGAGGGGGAAGAGTAA
- a CDS encoding helix-turn-helix domain-containing protein has product MENIFSNKVLKLGDIISEKRKEINWTQEELAGYLGVTKASVSKWERGRSHPDILLLPEIATLFNITIDELLCYESNLTNNQIVILTENLSSLLNEKGIEEAYKQLNFYLRRYKNQAKFLISMAQWLLNSTYAVKEEKNLEKYYKKVFELTGQVKNISSNTIYLEEAELIESVTYMLKKEYSKIIGIGEKLLSPVHNGLDEVYISALLANGNLDEFEYGFQILLYQNAVNTLGIIVAKLTTLPVNEVWFAKLIKLGENIIDLLDLKEMPTNSTLGYYIFAALGYCQLGKVELALFYLEEYTGIIENLDFPIQLKGIELFDKLEEWLDNNVIFQSTNTMKEEDVKRALAEPILNNPGFSRLEKEEKFKNIVKRLREILL; this is encoded by the coding sequence ATGGAGAATATATTTAGTAATAAGGTCTTAAAACTTGGTGATATCATATCTGAAAAAAGAAAAGAAATAAATTGGACTCAGGAAGAGCTAGCGGGTTATTTAGGAGTAACAAAAGCTTCTGTATCAAAATGGGAAAGGGGAAGAAGTCATCCCGATATTTTATTACTACCCGAAATAGCAACCTTGTTTAATATTACAATAGATGAGTTACTCTGCTATGAATCAAATTTAACAAACAATCAAATAGTAATTTTAACGGAAAATTTAAGTAGCTTACTAAATGAAAAGGGAATAGAAGAGGCTTATAAGCAATTAAACTTTTACCTAAGAAGATATAAAAATCAAGCTAAATTTTTAATATCTATGGCGCAATGGTTATTAAATTCAACCTATGCAGTTAAAGAGGAGAAAAACTTAGAAAAATATTATAAGAAGGTATTTGAACTTACAGGCCAGGTGAAAAATATTTCAAGTAATACTATTTATTTAGAGGAAGCAGAATTAATAGAGTCTGTAACCTATATGTTAAAAAAAGAATACAGTAAAATTATAGGTATTGGAGAAAAATTACTCTCTCCTGTTCATAACGGACTTGATGAAGTATATATATCTGCATTATTAGCTAATGGTAATTTAGATGAATTTGAATACGGCTTTCAAATATTACTTTACCAAAATGCTGTTAATACTTTAGGAATTATTGTTGCAAAACTAACTACATTACCGGTAAATGAAGTATGGTTTGCAAAACTTATAAAATTAGGTGAAAATATTATTGACCTATTGGATTTAAAAGAGATGCCAACTAATTCTACCCTAGGCTATTATATTTTTGCAGCCTTAGGCTATTGTCAATTAGGGAAAGTAGAATTAGCTTTATTTTACTTAGAAGAATATACAGGAATAATTGAAAATTTAGACTTTCCAATACAATTAAAAGGAATAGAACTTTTCGATAAATTAGAAGAATGGCTTGATAATAATGTTATATTTCAGTCAACTAATACTATGAAGGAAGAAGATGTAAAAAGGGCCTTAGCAGAACCGATATTAAATAATCCTGGTTTTTCAAGACTTGAAAAGGAGGAAAAATTTAAAAACATAGTAAAAAGATTAAGGGAGATTTTACTATAG
- a CDS encoding DUF6442 family protein, whose translation MLGIFSGLDAKTDKEYILEKKRENKEYLLLIIFGVICLVHSVFARELYDGISKDNVFIYSAFGIFLAVAGLWSIVNNRRVVKNEERLKKERIEHTDERNKKISIRASRISLRILIICIFLIYTFKGIKDPETRDMMSSLCLILVISYFVSYKILERKI comes from the coding sequence ATGTTAGGAATTTTTTCTGGTTTAGATGCCAAAACCGATAAAGAATATATATTGGAAAAAAAGAGGGAAAACAAAGAATACTTATTATTAATTATTTTTGGTGTGATTTGTCTAGTTCATAGTGTATTTGCAAGAGAGTTATATGATGGAATAAGTAAAGATAATGTTTTTATCTATTCTGCTTTTGGAATATTTTTAGCAGTTGCCGGATTATGGAGTATTGTCAATAATAGAAGGGTTGTTAAAAATGAAGAAAGATTGAAAAAGGAAAGAATAGAGCATACTGATGAAAGAAATAAAAAAATATCCATTAGAGCTTCTAGAATTTCTTTAAGAATACTTATTATATGTATCTTCTTAATATATACTTTTAAGGGAATAAAAGATCCTGAAACTAGGGATATGATGAGTTCCTTATGTCTTATTCTTGTAATATCCTATTTTGTTTCCTATAAAATATTGGAAAGAAAAATATAA
- a CDS encoding M24 family metallopeptidase — protein MKSKQNKFKKLLREKGIDGAIVSSPENVHYILGFGGHQHTVSRQAGFTLAVMSSDEKIKTHGITMDFEYPTFVKKNEDNTHIIKQYTTWVGVRQWSDLLKGTVPEEPKFVNSFEVMLESIKEMDLENKVIGLELDYLPINYYNQLKEKLPLAEFKNISDLFIFSRSVKTEEEIEIFRTICKVADNGFYEVSKIVGIGTTEKEMSQCFKEYVIKSGVCVPSSWSMFSTGPNGARLTIPEDGVIEKGHVVKYDAGVNAAFDFYTTDTSRAWVMEGAEKELYKLKDRLYEAQRKMIELAKPGIPIKELFNTGFNYVKEKYPAYKRGHLGHSISMGPQTAEEPYINSTENRLLEPGMILAMEVPCYIDNFNGFNIEDMVLITETGAEVLTPKTPHYI, from the coding sequence ATGAAGTCTAAACAAAATAAGTTTAAAAAATTATTAAGAGAAAAAGGTATAGATGGAGCTATAGTATCATCACCGGAAAACGTTCATTATATACTTGGTTTTGGAGGACATCAACATACGGTTTCACGCCAAGCTGGTTTTACTCTAGCAGTAATGTCATCTGATGAAAAAATAAAGACCCATGGAATAACTATGGATTTTGAATATCCTACATTTGTAAAAAAGAATGAAGATAACACCCATATTATAAAACAATACACAACTTGGGTTGGGGTAAGACAATGGTCAGATTTGCTTAAGGGCACAGTTCCGGAAGAGCCTAAATTTGTAAATTCCTTTGAAGTGATGTTAGAGTCAATAAAAGAAATGGATTTAGAAAATAAAGTTATAGGTTTAGAATTGGATTATTTACCAATTAATTACTACAATCAATTAAAGGAAAAACTGCCCCTTGCAGAATTTAAAAACATATCGGATTTATTTATTTTTTCAAGATCAGTTAAGACTGAAGAGGAAATAGAAATATTTAGAACTATTTGCAAAGTAGCAGATAATGGATTTTATGAAGTAAGTAAAATAGTTGGTATCGGAACTACTGAAAAGGAAATGTCCCAATGTTTTAAGGAATATGTAATAAAATCAGGAGTTTGTGTGCCTAGTAGTTGGTCCATGTTTTCTACAGGTCCCAACGGTGCAAGACTTACTATTCCAGAGGACGGTGTAATAGAAAAAGGTCATGTTGTAAAATATGATGCAGGAGTAAATGCAGCTTTTGATTTTTATACTACAGATACTTCCAGAGCTTGGGTTATGGAGGGAGCAGAAAAAGAACTATATAAATTAAAAGATAGACTGTATGAAGCTCAAAGAAAAATGATAGAATTAGCAAAACCGGGAATTCCAATTAAGGAACTATTTAATACGGGATTTAATTATGTAAAGGAAAAATATCCAGCATATAAAAGAGGGCATTTAGGTCATAGTATTAGTATGGGGCCTCAAACAGCTGAAGAGCCATATATAAATAGTACAGAAAATAGATTGTTAGAACCGGGAATGATTTTAGCTATGGAAGTTCCTTGTTATATAGACAATTTTAACGGTTTTAATATAGAGGATATGGTACTTATAACAGAAACAGGGGCAGAGGTTTTAACGCCAAAGACTCCACACTATATTTAG
- a CDS encoding ABC transporter ATP-binding protein yields MFSLLKYAKKYRVQIILGPIFKFLEAVFELLLPIFMAKLIDEGINNKDSSTTIKMALAMFVMTLIGLVCVLICQYFSSIASQGFGTELRNEMMRKINSFSHVEINEYGTSTLITRITNDINQLQLALAMLIRLVVRAPFLSIGSIVMAFIINPKIAWIFVITLPLFSILLFFIMKKTVPLYKKVQEKLDSLNLVVNENLSGVRVIRAFAKKDEEAKKVASVTDDLAISYKTVANISALLNPITTLIMNGAIIFLLYIGGNQVNIGGMKQGEVLALINYMTQMLLALIVVANLVVIFTRAFASANRVNEIFNTEPSVTDLVDQSASWKKENEVLKFSNVGFKYTEKSGYTLKDINFSLKQGETLGIIGPTGSGKSALIQLIPRFYNINKGSLKINNKNIIDYTLEVLRDHIAVVPQNSVLFTGTIRSNLLWGKENATDDECWKALEIAQCADFVKSLPEGLDYKVLAGGKNFSGGQKQRIAIARALIKNPNILILDDSLSALDYKTDLNLRNALNNSMKETTLIIVSQRISSVRSADKILVLNDGKQDGFNNHENLLQISKTYNAIAKSQIEKEEL; encoded by the coding sequence ATGTTTTCTCTTTTAAAATATGCAAAAAAATATAGAGTTCAAATAATACTCGGTCCAATTTTCAAATTTTTAGAAGCTGTTTTTGAATTGTTATTGCCTATTTTCATGGCAAAACTAATTGATGAAGGAATTAATAACAAGGATTCAAGCACCACTATAAAAATGGCCCTTGCCATGTTTGTAATGACCTTAATAGGTTTGGTTTGTGTGCTTATTTGTCAATATTTTTCTTCTATTGCTTCTCAGGGATTTGGAACTGAACTTAGAAATGAAATGATGAGGAAAATCAATAGTTTTTCCCATGTTGAAATTAATGAATATGGTACCTCAACTTTAATTACAAGAATTACCAACGATATTAATCAATTACAATTGGCTTTAGCTATGCTTATTAGATTAGTTGTAAGGGCACCTTTTTTAAGTATTGGTTCCATCGTAATGGCTTTTATAATAAATCCTAAAATAGCCTGGATTTTTGTAATTACTTTACCGCTATTTAGTATTTTATTATTTTTCATTATGAAAAAAACAGTGCCTTTGTACAAGAAAGTTCAAGAGAAACTAGACTCCCTAAATCTAGTTGTTAATGAAAATTTAAGTGGAGTTAGGGTTATTAGAGCCTTTGCTAAAAAAGATGAGGAAGCAAAAAAAGTAGCCTCTGTTACAGATGATTTAGCAATATCTTATAAAACCGTTGCAAATATATCGGCTCTTTTAAATCCTATTACAACTTTAATTATGAATGGAGCAATAATCTTTCTTCTTTATATTGGTGGTAATCAAGTAAATATTGGTGGAATGAAACAAGGGGAAGTTCTTGCTTTAATTAATTATATGACACAAATGCTACTTGCCTTAATTGTTGTAGCTAATTTAGTGGTTATTTTTACAAGAGCCTTTGCTTCTGCTAATAGAGTTAATGAAATTTTTAATACAGAGCCTTCTGTTACAGACCTGGTAGACCAATCTGCCTCTTGGAAAAAGGAAAATGAAGTTTTAAAATTTTCCAATGTAGGTTTTAAATATACTGAAAAAAGTGGCTATACTTTAAAAGATATTAATTTTTCCTTAAAACAAGGAGAAACCCTAGGTATTATTGGTCCAACGGGAAGTGGAAAAAGTGCTTTAATTCAACTTATTCCACGCTTTTATAATATAAATAAGGGTAGTTTGAAAATAAATAATAAAAATATTATAGATTATACTTTAGAAGTATTAAGGGACCATATTGCAGTAGTCCCACAAAATTCGGTTTTATTTACCGGAACTATAAGAAGTAATCTATTATGGGGTAAAGAAAATGCCACTGATGACGAGTGTTGGAAAGCTTTAGAAATAGCTCAATGTGCTGACTTTGTAAAATCCTTGCCGGAAGGTTTAGATTATAAGGTCCTTGCCGGAGGAAAAAACTTTTCCGGTGGTCAAAAGCAAAGAATTGCAATAGCACGAGCTCTTATTAAAAATCCCAATATTTTAATTTTAGACGATTCTTTAAGCGCCTTAGATTATAAGACGGACTTAAACTTGCGAAATGCTTTAAACAATTCTATGAAGGAGACTACTTTAATAATTGTTTCCCAAAGAATTAGCTCTGTAAGGTCTGCCGATAAAATTTTAGTATTAAACGATGGAAAGCAAGATGGTTTTAATAACCATGAAAACCTCTTACAAATATCAAAAACATATAATGCTATTGCAAAATCTCAAATTGAAAAGGAGGAATTGTAA
- a CDS encoding ABC transporter ATP-binding protein: MSKKIFKRFFPYLKIYKKEIFFALFSGIICGATSVLITYFIGKSVDTMTGLGKVDLTLLISIIGLIALLIITNAISQWFVQVLGNRVAYLSVAELRKDMFNHLNTLPLKYFDNTSHGNILSRFTNDLDYVSEATTAIFNNIFSGMTIVIISLITMLVLNMPLTLVVIIGTILIFIVNYIVAKTSQSKFMTQQKIVGDISGYISEIVGNQKIVKAFQYENRSQKTFENINSELYTVGKQAQFASSLTNPLSRFIDHISYLSIGLVGGLLVLNSVGNVTVGLISSFIIYSTQFSKPFIELSGIMTQIQSALAGLQRTFEIIDEKPETPDTNNILNKEKLSGKVEFKNVYFSYTKNQPLIENFNLLVEPGESIAIVGKTGAGKSTLVNLLMRFYDVDSGEITIDNVPIKNYSRDSLRRAFGMVLQDTWLFDGTIKDNLIFGNPKATDNEIIEACKASSIHSFIEKLPNGYNTVIGQGGLKISDGQSQLLTIARTMISKPPMLILDEATSSVDTLTEIQIQTAFLNMMKGKTSFIIAHRLSTIREADKILVMDSGKIVEVGNHKELLNKKDSYYGKLYKAQFENIKE; encoded by the coding sequence ATGAGTAAAAAGATTTTTAAAAGATTCTTCCCCTATTTGAAAATATATAAAAAAGAAATATTCTTTGCCCTCTTTAGTGGAATTATTTGCGGAGCTACTTCCGTCTTAATTACCTATTTTATTGGTAAATCCGTTGACACTATGACTGGACTTGGAAAAGTAGATTTAACTCTACTTATTAGTATTATTGGATTAATAGCTCTTTTAATTATTACAAATGCAATTTCCCAGTGGTTTGTTCAAGTATTGGGAAATAGGGTAGCTTATTTATCTGTTGCCGAATTAAGGAAGGATATGTTTAATCACTTAAATACCCTACCCTTAAAATATTTTGATAATACCTCCCATGGCAATATTCTCAGTAGATTTACAAACGACTTAGACTATGTTTCAGAGGCTACTACTGCAATTTTTAATAATATTTTCAGTGGAATGACAATTGTTATTATATCTTTAATTACAATGTTAGTACTTAATATGCCCCTAACTCTTGTTGTAATTATTGGTACTATTTTAATTTTTATAGTGAATTATATTGTTGCAAAAACCAGTCAAAGTAAATTTATGACTCAACAAAAAATCGTCGGCGATATTTCAGGTTATATTTCTGAAATTGTAGGAAACCAAAAAATAGTTAAGGCCTTTCAATATGAAAATAGATCCCAAAAAACTTTTGAAAATATAAATAGTGAATTATATACCGTTGGAAAACAAGCCCAATTTGCTTCTTCTTTAACTAATCCTTTGTCGAGATTTATTGATCATATAAGTTATTTGTCAATAGGTTTAGTTGGAGGATTATTGGTTTTAAATAGTGTTGGCAATGTTACCGTAGGACTTATTTCCAGCTTTATAATCTATTCTACACAGTTTTCAAAACCATTTATTGAACTGTCGGGAATAATGACACAAATTCAATCCGCCCTAGCTGGACTACAACGTACTTTTGAAATTATAGATGAAAAACCGGAAACTCCAGACACTAATAATATATTAAATAAGGAAAAATTATCGGGAAAAGTTGAGTTTAAAAATGTTTATTTTTCCTATACAAAGAATCAACCATTAATAGAAAATTTTAATCTCTTAGTCGAACCTGGGGAGTCAATTGCTATTGTAGGCAAGACCGGTGCGGGAAAATCCACCTTAGTTAATCTCTTAATGCGATTTTACGATGTAGATTCAGGTGAAATAACTATTGATAATGTACCAATAAAAAACTACAGCAGGGATTCTTTAAGACGAGCCTTTGGAATGGTTCTACAGGACACTTGGCTTTTCGACGGAACAATAAAGGACAATTTAATATTTGGAAATCCTAAGGCTACAGATAACGAAATAATTGAAGCCTGTAAAGCTTCTTCTATTCATTCCTTTATAGAAAAATTACCAAATGGATATAATACGGTAATAGGACAGGGAGGACTAAAAATATCAGACGGACAAAGTCAACTTTTAACTATTGCCAGGACTATGATTAGTAAACCTCCAATGTTAATACTAGATGAAGCTACCAGTTCTGTTGATACTTTAACAGAAATCCAAATACAAACTGCCTTTTTAAATATGATGAAGGGTAAAACCAGCTTTATTATTGCCCATAGGCTTTCAACTATTAGAGAGGCCGATAAAATTTTAGTTATGGATAGTGGTAAAATTGTAGAAGTTGGAAACCATAAGGAACTCTTAAATAAAAAGGATAGTTATTATGGTAAACTCTATAAGGCCCAGTTTGAAAATATAAAAGAGTAA
- a CDS encoding threonine/serine exporter family protein has translation MIYSSLWAFFCAFGFGIIFNIKGKNLFFASIGAFVGNIVFVLTKNITDSDIISYYFCAISFSLLAEIFAIYRKIPVSIFLSPSMIPFVPGAAILSTMENLVEGNASQTWQYGVYALQVSGAIAMGVITVSFVVKIWRNSIKKYFFKINGS, from the coding sequence TTGATTTATAGTAGTCTTTGGGCCTTTTTTTGTGCCTTTGGTTTTGGAATAATATTTAATATAAAGGGAAAAAACTTATTCTTCGCTTCAATAGGAGCTTTTGTAGGAAATATAGTATTCGTATTAACAAAAAATATAACTGATTCCGATATTATTTCCTATTATTTTTGCGCCATATCCTTTTCCTTATTGGCAGAAATTTTTGCAATTTATAGAAAAATACCTGTTTCAATTTTTTTAAGTCCCTCAATGATACCATTTGTACCAGGAGCAGCAATACTTTCTACTATGGAAAACCTAGTTGAAGGAAATGCAAGTCAAACTTGGCAGTATGGAGTTTATGCCCTACAAGTTTCCGGTGCTATTGCTATGGGAGTTATAACAGTTTCCTTTGTTGTTAAAATTTGGAGAAACAGCATAAAAAAATACTTTTTTAAAATTAACGGCTCTTAA